The proteins below come from a single Benincasa hispida cultivar B227 chromosome 4, ASM972705v1, whole genome shotgun sequence genomic window:
- the LOC120076856 gene encoding serine/threonine-protein kinase PCRK1-like encodes MKCFYLFNNDRTVEPRTTTKSNSILSCTSNSTSMNQDLKMFDSDLNSQNVSEISVASSVKSFAALSQRQSNLREFTFSDLKAATKNFSRSLMIGEGGFGSVYRGAIRNSEDPYKRIDIAVKQLSRRGLQGHKEWVTEVNFLGVVEHPNLVKLLGYCAEDDERGIQRLLVYEYMPNRSVQDHLSSRFNSSLPWAIRMKIAQDTARGLAYLHEGMDFQIIFRDFKSSNILLDDQWNAKLSDFGLARLGPTDGISHVSTAIVGTIGYAAPEYLQTGRLTAKIDVWSYGVFLYELITGRRPLDRNRPKGEQKLLEWVRPHLSDLKKFELILDPKLQGKYSIKAAYKLAAVASRCLVRKAAARPKMSEVLEMVNRIVDGGNLESPLLPEKSSTSNSDSEGSKSESLRKRIMNPFIGENGCLICLAWRPKVVRTC; translated from the exons ATGAAGTGTTTTTATTTGTTCAACAATGACAGAACCGTTGAGCCAAGGACAACCACGAAATCTAATTCGATTCTCTCATGTACTTCTAATTCTACGTCGATGAATCAAGATCTTAAGATGTTTGACTCTGATTTAAATTCTCAGAATGTCTCAGAGATTAGTGTAGCATCTTCTGTTAAGTCATTTGCAGCTTTGTCTCAACGACAGAGTAATCTTAGGGAGTTCACATTCTCAGATTTGAAAGCAGCCACCAAGAATTTTAGCCGCTCGCTTATGATCGGAGAAGGAGGATTTGGTAGTGTATATAGGGGCGCTATCCGAAACTCAGAAGATCCATATAAAAGAATAGACATTGCTGTTAAGCAATTAAGTAGAAGAGGATTGCAG GGTCACAAGGAATGGGTGACAGAGGTGAATTTTTTGGGCGTTGTTGAACATCCAAATCTTGTCAAATTACTAGGCTACTGTGCTGAGGATGATGAAAGAGGGATCCAGCGATTACTCGTATACGAATATATGCCTAACAGGAGTGTGCAAGATCACTTATCAAGCAGGTTTAACAGTTCTCTTCCATGGGCAATAAGAATGAAAATAGCCCAGGATACTGCTCGTGGTTTGGCATATCTGCATGAAGGAATGGATTTCCAG ATAATATTTAGGGATTTCAAGTCTTCAAACATACTTTTGGATGACCAGTGGAATGCTAAGTTGTCTGATTTTGGATTGGCCAGGCTGGGGCCTACAGACGGAATAAGTCACGTCTCGACAGCG ATTGTAGGAACAATTGGATATGCAGCTCCGGAATACCTTCAAACAGGAAGACTCACAGCAAAAATCGATGTATGGAGCTATGGAGTTTTCCTGTATGAACTGATTACTGGTAGGCGTCCCCTAGATCGAAACCGTCCTAAAGGTGAGCAAAAGCTCTTGGAATGGGTCAGACCACACCTATCCGACTTAAAGAAGTTCGAGCTGATACTTGACCCAAAACTCCAAGGTAAATATTCTATAAAAGCTGCCTATAAACTCGCCGCTGTAGCTAGCCGATGTTTGGTTCGGAAGGCAGCGGCACGTCCCAAAATGAGTGAAGTCTTGGAGATGGTAAATCGGATTGTGGATGGGGGCAATCTCGAGAGCCCTCTGCTTCCCGAAAAGAGCTCAACTTCAAACAGTGATTCTGAAGGATCAAAAAGTGAATCTTTGAGAAAAAGGATCATGAATCCATTTATTGGAGAGAATGGTTGTTTGATTTGCCTAGCATGGAGACCAAAAGTTGTGAGAACTTGTTGA